DNA from Acidobacteriota bacterium:
CGGCTACACGCTCAACCGCATCACGCTCTTCGCGCTGATCTTCTCGATCGGCATCCTCGTCGACGACGCGATCGTGGTCGTCGAGAACATCGTCCGCCACGCGCGGCTCAGGACGGGCGAGAGCCACGGGTTCGCGGCGCTGGCCGTCCGTGCCGTCGACGAAGTGGGCAACCCGACGATTCTCGCGACGCTCACCGTGGTGGCGGCCATTCTCCCGATGGCGTTCGTGGGCGGACTGATGGGCCCGTACATGCGGCCGATTCCCATCGGGGCCTCGGCGGCGATGTTGTTCTCGCTGATCGTGGCCTTCATGGTGACGCCCTGGGCGGCCCTCTGGCTGCTCTCGGGGGCCGGGCACGGGTCGCACGAGCAGGAAGATGCGATGACGCGGCTCTACAGGCGGACGATGAAACCGCTCATCGAGCAGCGCCTGCCGCGCTGGCTCTTCCTGATCGGCGTCGTCGTGCTGCTGCTCGGGGCCATCGCCTTCATTCCTCTCCAGTGGGTGAAGGTCAAGATGCTGCCGTTCGACAACAAGAGCGAGTTCCAGGTGATCATCGACCTGCCGGAGGGCACCGCGCTCGAGCAGACCGCGCGGGTGGCTGGCGCGCTCGCCGCCGCGACGCTGGCCGACCCGGCCGTCGTCAACGTGCAGAGCTACGTGGGCACGTCGTCGCCGTACAACTTCAACGGTCTCGTCAGGCATTACTTCCTGCGTCGCGCGCCCCACCTGGCCGACCTCCAGGTGAACCTCGTCGGCAAGGGCGCCAGGCGCGAGCAGAGTCACGACATCGCCCGACGGGTCCGCGACGAGCTCAGACCGATCGCCGAGGCGTACGGCGCCACCATCCAGGTCGCCGAGGTCCCGCCTGGCCCGCCCGTGCTGCAGACGCTGGTCGCGGAGATCTACGGCCCCGATGCGGCGCGGCGCGAGGAGCTGGCCGCGCGCGTCAAGGACGTGCTCGCGTCGACCCCCGGCGTCGTCGACGTGGAGTGGTACGTCGAGGCGCCGCAGCCGAAGACGCGACTCGAAGTGGACCACGAGAAGGCCGCCGCCGCCGGGCTCTCGGCCGCGACCGTCGCGGCCGTCGCCCGCATGGCCGCCGCGGGCGAGACCGTCGGCCTGCTGCACGACGAGCACGCCCGCGAGGACGTGCCGATCCGGCTCCAGCTGCCGAGGGCCGTCGGTGGCTCGTCTGCA
Protein-coding regions in this window:
- a CDS encoding efflux RND transporter permease subunit; its protein translation is GYTLNRITLFALIFSIGILVDDAIVVVENIVRHARLRTGESHGFAALAVRAVDEVGNPTILATLTVVAAILPMAFVGGLMGPYMRPIPIGASAAMLFSLIVAFMVTPWAALWLLSGAGHGSHEQEDAMTRLYRRTMKPLIEQRLPRWLFLIGVVVLLLGAIAFIPLQWVKVKMLPFDNKSEFQVIIDLPEGTALEQTARVAGALAAATLADPAVVNVQSYVGTSSPYNFNGLVRHYFLRRAPHLADLQVNLVGKGARREQSHDIARRVRDELRPIAEAYGATIQVAEVPPGPPVLQTLVAEIYGPDAARREELAARVKDVLASTPGVVDVEWYVEAPQPKTRLEVDHEKAAAAGLSAATVAAVARMAAAGETVGLLHDEHAREDVPIRLQLPRAVGGSSAAIESLQVMGRHGVALGELTRRVDDVEGRSLYHKNLRPVTYVTADLAGEAESPVYAIFEMNRAISAIELPEGYAFEIFNAVQPADSERYAMKWDGEWHITIEVFRDLGLAFAAVLLLIYILVVGWFQSFKTPITIMAAIPFSLVGILPAHAAMGAFFTATSMIGFIAGAGIVVRNSIILVDFIELRLREGMPLGEAVVEAGAVRFRPMALTAAAVVVAAGVILFDPIFQGLAISLMAGEVASLLLSRMAVPVLYYMTNAHKTPEQLAAAGAA